One segment of Gammaproteobacteria bacterium DNA contains the following:
- the map gene encoding type I methionyl aminopeptidase, with protein MSPILKTPEEIGKMRVACRLATEVLLMIGQHIRLGVTTNELDERCHDFIVNALGAVPAPLNYRGFPKSICTSVNHQVCHGIPSGKTLRNGDILNIDTTIIKDGFHGDTSRMFYVGQPSVLARRLMDTTYAALRTGIARVRPGARLGDVGHAIQSYAEQHGCSVVREYCGHGIGRGFHEDPQVLHYGQPGTGVELIPGMTFTIEPMLNAGKRFVKVMADGWTVVTKDHSLSAQWEHTVLVTEDGHEILTLRPEESA; from the coding sequence ATGTCACCCATTCTCAAGACACCCGAAGAGATCGGTAAAATGCGCGTCGCTTGCCGTCTGGCGACGGAGGTATTGTTGATGATCGGCCAGCATATCAGACTGGGCGTGACCACCAACGAACTGGATGAGCGGTGTCACGACTTCATCGTTAACGCGCTGGGCGCGGTGCCGGCGCCACTTAACTATCGCGGCTTTCCGAAATCGATCTGCACCTCGGTCAACCATCAGGTGTGCCACGGCATACCCAGCGGCAAAACGCTCAGGAACGGTGACATTCTGAATATTGACACCACCATCATCAAGGACGGTTTCCATGGCGACACCAGCCGGATGTTTTACGTCGGCCAGCCCTCAGTGCTCGCCAGACGCCTGATGGACACGACCTACGCCGCCCTGCGCACCGGCATAGCCCGGGTGCGGCCCGGCGCGCGGCTGGGCGACGTTGGCCATGCAATCCAGAGCTATGCAGAACAGCACGGTTGCTCGGTAGTGCGGGAATATTGCGGCCACGGCATCGGGCGCGGATTTCACGAAGATCCGCAGGTGCTGCATTACGGCCAACCGGGCACCGGCGTGGAACTGATACCCGGCATGACGTTCACCATCGAGCCCATGCTCAATGCCGGCAAACGCTTCGTCAAGGTGATGGCCGACGGCTGGACGGTCGTAACCAAGGATCACAGTCTGTCCGCGCAATGGGAACACACCGTGCTGGTTACCGAAGACGGTCACGAGATCCTCACCCTGCGGCCCGAAGAGTCGGCATGA